In Rhodanobacteraceae bacterium, the following proteins share a genomic window:
- a CDS encoding periplasmic nitrate reductase, NapE protein: MSDASDTEQSRQRRELRSFLFLTVVLFPLLAVLVVASFAAMMWIWHMIVGPPGG, translated from the coding sequence ATGTCCGACGCCAGCGACACCGAGCAGAGCCGCCAGCGGCGCGAACTGCGCTCCTTCCTGTTCCTGACCGTGGTGCTGTTCCCGCTGCTGGCGGTGCTGGTGGTCGCGAGCTTCGCTGCCATGATGTGGATCTGGCATATGATCGTTGGGCCGCCTGGCGGCTGA